A single window of Uloborus diversus isolate 005 chromosome 5, Udiv.v.3.1, whole genome shotgun sequence DNA harbors:
- the LOC129222070 gene encoding palmitoyl-protein thioesterase 1-like translates to MHNKANFCAVLFLGILKYSIALQSPFENDVFENNDIESAPVPIVIWHGMGDTCCNPMSMGSIVKFLHQSIPGVYVKSLKIGSNFLEEMENSFLMNSNDQIDLACNEIKNDTLLRNGYNAIGFSQGGQFLRAVAQRCPNPAMKTLITFGGQHQGVYGFPRCPGENATLCDYVRKLLNIGAYVDWIQKHLVQAQYWHDPLHEDEYKAKSIFLADINNERVRNETYKTNLKKLENFVMIMFLQDHMVDPKESEWFGYYKPGQSNDILKLQDTELYKEDWLGLKEMDQKGKLHFLEIDADHLSISLKWFKENVVDKFLV, encoded by the coding sequence ATGCATAACAAAGCGAATTTTTGTGCTGTGTTATTTCTTGGTATCCTCAAATATTCGATAGCTTTGCAAAGTCCTTTTGAGAACGATGTTTTTGAGAATAATGATATTGAGTCAGCTCCAGTCCCCATTGTAATATGGCATGGTATGGGTGACACTTGCTGTAATCCTATGAGTATGGGTTCAATAGTCAAGTTCCTACACCAAAGTATTCCAGGAGTTTACGTCAAGTCTCTGAAAATCGGTTCAAATTTCCTAGAAGAAATGGAGAACAGTTTTCTTATGAATTCAAATGATCAAATTGATCTGGCATgcaatgagataaaaaatgacACATTGTTGAGAAATGGATATAATGCAATTGGGTTTTCTCAAGGGGGTCAATTTCTTCGAGCTGTTGCCCAAAGATGCCCAAATCCTGCTATGAAAACTTTAATTACATTTGGTGGACAGCACCAAGGCGTTTATGGATTTCCTAGATGTCCTGGCGAAAATGCAACTTTGTGTGATTATGTGAGGAAGTTGCTTAACATAGGAGCTTATGTTGATTGGATTCAGAAGCACTTGGTTCAAGCACAGTATTGGCATGATCCTCTTCACGAAGATGAATATAAGGCTAAGAGTATTTTTCTAGCAGACATCAACAATGAACGTGTTAGAAACGAAACTTacaaaacaaacttgaaaaaactTGAGAACTTTGTGATGATCATGTTTCTTCAAGATCATATGGTGGATCCAAAAGAATCTGAATGGTTTGGATATTATAAACCAGGTCAGTCCAATGATATTTTGAAGCTCCAGGACACAGAATTGTACAAAGAAGATTGGCTTGGATTAAAAGAAATGGATCAAAAGGGTAAACTTCATTTCTTAGAAATTGATGCTGATCATCTATCTATTAGTTTAAAATGGTTTAAGGAAAATGTTGTGGACAAGtttttagtatga
- the LOC129222883 gene encoding methylated-DNA--protein-cysteine methyltransferase-like, giving the protein MTSPPICPTVFLGKGTFTKKVWTTLMSNVTIGKTLSYGELAKLCGNGAASRAVGSAMKNNPIPLLIPCHRVVKSDGSIGNFSCGVHVKEWLLNHENSLVE; this is encoded by the exons ATGACTTCACCTCCTATATGTCCTACTGTGTTTTTAGGAAAGG gaacttttacaaaaaaggtttGGACAACTTTAATGTCAAATGTGACCATTGGCAAAACACTATCTTATGGTGAATTAGCAAAGCTTTGTGGCAATGGAGCTGCATCAAGAGCCGTTGGATCTGCAATGAAGAATAATCCAATTCCTTTGCTCATTCCGTGCCATAGAGTTGTGAAGTCTGATGGTAGCATCGGTAATTTTTCTTGTGGTGTTCATGTTAAAGAATGGCTACTTAATCATGAAAATAGCCTTGTCGAATAG